A single Anatilimnocola floriformis DNA region contains:
- a CDS encoding DUF1501 domain-containing protein, whose product MKMSPHITAPLRRRDFVSAGAAGLLGLSLPQLMAAKDLAKQAAPPAKAKAVILLFMWGGPAQQETWDLKPNAPAEIRGEFKPISTNVPGIQVSEHFPLLAQRCDKLAIIRSMTHGDVNHTTATHHLLTGFPYRQGADFRADWPHMGAVLAKLGRGKDPLPPFVQMRPKMPGDVPRFVEESHGQFAGWLGSTWDPLTIDARPDLPDYRVGDFQLQEGWSAERLQGRKSLLGNLEDRLTQLENRGSLGARARHYSRAFDLLASGAGQNAFDLTQEPDKIRDQYGRNPHGQSVLQARRLIERGVPLVTVFWPNDGIKNVSVYWDTHSRNFIDHKERLMPPADRAFSALLDDLKERGLFDETLVVWTGEFGRTPKIGQRNSDAGAGADGRDHWPNCFTSVLAGGGIHGGQVYGASDRHAAYPVDNPVNPVDLVATIYHQLGVPADLELPDTLGRPLVICPGRPIQQLIS is encoded by the coding sequence ATGAAAATGTCACCTCACATCACCGCACCTCTTCGCCGTCGGGATTTTGTCTCGGCGGGCGCGGCGGGATTGCTGGGGTTGTCGCTGCCGCAGTTGATGGCAGCGAAAGATCTTGCCAAACAAGCTGCGCCACCGGCGAAGGCCAAGGCAGTGATCTTGCTGTTTATGTGGGGTGGGCCGGCGCAGCAGGAGACTTGGGATCTCAAGCCGAATGCACCGGCTGAGATTCGGGGCGAGTTCAAGCCGATCAGCACCAACGTGCCTGGGATTCAGGTCAGCGAGCACTTTCCGCTGCTGGCGCAGCGATGCGATAAGCTCGCGATCATCCGCTCGATGACGCACGGCGATGTGAACCACACGACGGCGACGCATCATTTGCTGACAGGTTTTCCTTATCGGCAAGGTGCTGACTTTCGCGCCGATTGGCCGCACATGGGGGCGGTGCTCGCCAAGCTCGGACGCGGCAAAGATCCGCTGCCGCCGTTTGTGCAGATGCGGCCGAAGATGCCTGGCGACGTGCCGCGGTTCGTCGAAGAGAGTCACGGCCAATTCGCCGGCTGGTTGGGATCGACCTGGGATCCGCTGACCATCGACGCTCGGCCTGATCTGCCCGATTACCGCGTCGGCGATTTTCAACTGCAGGAAGGCTGGTCGGCCGAACGTCTGCAAGGTCGTAAGTCGCTCCTCGGTAATCTCGAAGATCGGCTCACTCAACTCGAGAACCGCGGTTCGCTCGGCGCTCGGGCACGTCACTACAGTCGGGCGTTCGATTTGCTGGCGAGTGGCGCCGGGCAGAATGCTTTCGACCTCACGCAGGAGCCCGACAAGATTCGCGATCAGTACGGCCGCAATCCGCACGGCCAATCAGTGCTGCAAGCGCGCCGGCTCATCGAGCGCGGCGTGCCACTGGTGACGGTATTCTGGCCCAACGATGGAATTAAGAATGTGAGCGTCTATTGGGATACGCACAGCCGCAATTTCATTGATCACAAAGAGCGCTTGATGCCGCCAGCCGATCGGGCTTTCAGCGCGCTGCTAGATGATCTGAAAGAGCGCGGCCTCTTCGACGAAACACTCGTTGTGTGGACCGGAGAGTTCGGCCGCACCCCAAAGATTGGTCAGCGGAACAGCGATGCCGGCGCTGGCGCCGACGGCCGCGATCATTGGCCCAATTGCTTCACCAGCGTGCTTGCCGGCGGCGGCATCCACGGCGGGCAGGTCTATGGCGCGTCGGATCGTCACGCGGCCTATCCGGTCGACAATCCGGTGAACCCCGTCGACCTCGTCGCGACCATCTACCATCAACTCGGTGTGCCAGCCGATTTAGAATTGCCCGACACGCTCGGCCGGCCGCTGGTGATTTGCCCAGGGCGGCCGATTCAGCAACTCATTTCCTAA